TCTTCTCTGGTTTGGAGAGGGCCAGGAATAAGGTCGACAGGTCCTTATAGCCGAGGACAGCTGGAGCACAAGCTCTAGGAGTTACAAACTCATAAGCCAGGCAATGGGTTACCAAGCAATTGGCCAGGCCTTCTGCCAGAACTGGCACAGGAGCTTCAAAGGGGTCCCACTATCCTTGCCACCCCAAAAGCCAGGGCCCAGCAGTATGAACCTTATTCCAACTAGATGCTGCTAATCTAATCAAGGATGAAAGGTGGCCTGAAGTACATGCCAGATGCAGTGTTTGAAGGTCAAGGTTGGCTCAGGTTGCCATTTCCCAGCCACTCATTTCTGGCCATACAGTTGCTTATGACAGGCTGAAGCTGAGAATACCCAGGCTGCTATGCATCGAGGGGTGGGTGTAAGGGTTCCTGCCACCAGCCCATAGGCCTTAGTCACCAGGGACAGTCAGGGACAATTAAGGGAGCCCAACAATCCATCCACACAGCATTACAGTGAGTCCCAGTGTGAGCCAGGAGACAACCCATCTTTCCCTCTAACTCTAGGAACCAAGCAAATAATGCTACAGAAACTCATTGGAAGAGGCTACAGTCATAAAATTCTGTTTAAGACAGATAACATGGAAAATGTTTGTTAATACAAAAGGGACATAAATTGTATATACAGTAGAAGTAACAACTATGTAGACACCAAAAATCTACACAAATGTCTAAAAGAACATTTAACACCAAAAGATTAAGTGGTAGAATTTGGGTGgcaaacttgatttttaaaattctcaaattttctttaataagcATTATGATTGCCAACggggaagtttttcttttttttttgtgacagacagaaagagacagagggacagatagggacagacaggaagggagacggatgagaagcatcaattcttccttgtgcctccttagttgttcattgctttctcatatgtgccttaagggGGGGGagcctgcagcagaccgagtgaccccttccttaagccagcaaccttgtgctcaagctgatgagcccacgctcaagccagtgagtgacctcagggtttcaaaactgggtccttcacgtcccagtccagtgctctatctgcctggtcaggggaagtttttctttaaataaaaaacttactGGCTGGTGGTTAAGCAGTGCAATATTACCATCACATACAAATTGGTGGCTTTGACCCCGACTTGAGTTGTGAGCAGCTCTCCCCATTGAGAACTCAAGCCTCTGACTCCTACTGAGCATCCCTGCAGTTCTAGCCAGCAGCCTCTCTGGCCCATAGCTGTTCTTTTACTCTGTCTTATTCCCACCCACCACCACACTACCTCCAGTCACTTCCAGCTGCATTTTTAACTTTTCCTTCCCAACTCAGGAGCCAGCTTTGCAGCCAAAGAGCCCCATAGAGAAGCCATACAGTGcttattttcaaagaacatgGTACCTCACCTTTGGACATACATGAACTCAATACAAATCGTTTTCCTGCTGACATGTAACTCATGCTTGGTGGCTGCCTATTTACagatatgctgctcacaaaaattacgagatatttcaaaatgagtatgaagcgataaaaaaagaagcacttgatttttttgattattaaacaagaacatcaggaaaagcaaacaagtcaaagaaagttgttcaattttgcaaatgaatgcaaaaccaacttttatttcattggtaaaaatgcactatacaaatggCTTAAAGTTCTGGAGTATCTGcgtgttccctgatcccctaatttctgtgagcagtataatgTTAATTATGCAGGTAATCTTGATAACCCAGTTCTAAGCACTCTCTCTCAACAGTTATTCCTACCATGAGTTTTCTACCCTGGAAAGCCAGGAGTAGGCAGTAACAGCTCAGATTATTTGGTTTCTAAAAGTCCCTTCACTCTGAAATGGCAGAGATATACACAATAGGTGGAATCACAGAAACTGCAGGTTCTAGTTTGCATTGGTAAAGTGCATGCCCCTTGACGTCCATGTctgagaaaatagtaaaaaagtaattgctaaaaaacaaaacagtaattgCTTGCAATTCATAGTCTATTCCTGCTGCAGTTAATGGCTTGCTTTCACCCTAGCAGCTATCTACTACTCTTAGGCAAGTCTTTTTGGACAAGTCATAACCTTGTTGAGTCTGTTTCTCGATGTGCAGGGAATGTGTCACCTGCTTAAACATTTGGGAATTTAGTGAAATAATATGCCGTTCATCCTGCAGGGGAGGAAATGGCCATAAGCCAGCAGCAGCTCATCTCATCCCTGATCAagaaccctccctctccccagagaaagcaggaaaagaaacaagaaagcgACATAACGGATAAACAGAAGGGACCTGTAATTGGTAAAGAAGCCTCAAGCTGAAAATGCTCTGGGTTCCAGCATCCTGTCCCCAAACACTGTAAGCCACAGACACAAAAGGCATGCAAAAGTGACTGTCACATGTATAGGTGCAGAGAGCATCACCAGGCAAAAAGGGGCTAATACTGCAGAGAGGGCCCCAAACTGTGGCTTGAGAAACACATGAGTCATCCAAAGACCCTCACTTAGCTGCCATGGGAATAGCAAACACTTGAAGCTTTGCTTCGTTCAGTCTCCTAAAGGGAAAAATGTTAATAGGGAATACTCACTAACACTTGTGGCAAACACTATTAGCAAGAATGCGGTCTTTCCCCCGGGATGTCCTTCAGCTAAACTGAGAAATgacagatattttatatatatgcacacatacatatatatgtatgcatatacacatatatttaaatgaagGTATACACACTGTGCTaaaatacaaacaacagaaaTCCTAGGTCATATATAAAAAGGctaaatataacatataacacAGGCCTAGAGCCAGCTCGTGGTTGGGAGCTGGGAAATGGGTAGTATCATCAGGAGACTATGTACACAATTTGTGGTGGGCAGGGAAGGCATCAGTGTAAACAACTCAGACTCACTCCACAATACTGACCCACAGGAAAGTGTGATGTATCTCATGTACAAAAATAGAGCCCCACCTTGCTTTTGTACACAGCCATGCTGGGTAAGCACCCAGGACCACAGATTTGGCTCGATGACAAAGGACCACACTAGGCTAATGCTAAACCTCCCAGCCCTAGGAACTCATCTGctacccttccctccttctcaggCTCTTGAGCTTTTTCCCCACCCAAAACCCATGGCCCTAAAGCATGTCTGTATCACCCACCCTCAAATGACTAACTTGCAAGGTTTCTTGGCAAGGTCTTTCtgtatctgtccctttctgaccCCAAGATATAAGAAGACTTATTTCTGTAAATGTTTGGCACCTAAGCAACATGATGGTTGTGGATTATACCACAATGACACAGGGAGACCCAGTAACAAGACATGCAGGGTGAGGGCAAGGGGCACTGAGCTGCTCTAGCATCCCAAAACCAGAACTGTGGCTTCCCATGCATTtatgggggtgggagaagggatgTGCAGAATTAATAACTTCACCGGCTCCTCAGCAGCAAATACATTCAAAATTGAAGGTGCCTTAAGGGCCCCACTATACCCTAATCATGAGTCTGGTCACTCCTCTCAAGGAGGTCGGCGTAGTTGTTAGAAAATCTGAGTCCCAATCAAATCTGCCGCACTGAGAGTCCTTTTGAAGAAACTTGgcaaagaaatttttcttcttttgaacagATGTACAGCACATCCTTGGGAAGGCCATGTGGAAGGATGCTCTCCAGCCCAGTCAAATGATCCAATCCCACTATTATCTCAGTCCTATCTGAGTTTTTTTCTGTTGGCCACCCTCACTGCACAGAAATAGCCGAACAGCAACAGGGTCAGTCATCAATGGTGGGCAACCAGAAAGCCTGGAAAAAGAATATAAGTCAACTTTAAAAAGCCAAGCCTCCCAATTGCCAAGGTTTCTTttacccaccccttccttcccacaGCATCAAGCTGCCCTACCCCAAAGGTGGAGGAGTTATGACGCTGACAATCTATGAAGAAACACTCTTTGCTTTCCATGAAAGCAAGCTGGTTGTGTTTTCCCCTAGTGGTAAGGAATAAAAGGAGTGCTGTACAAGAGGTGggccgggggggtggggggtggggtcctGGATAACCTGGCCTCACTGCTAATATACCAGGTGACCTTAGATAGGCCCTCACCTTCCTGAGCTGTAAAAAATGAGagggattgcctgaccaggcggtggcgcaatggatagagcattggcctgggacgctgaggacccaagttagaaacctcaatgtcactggcttgagcccaggggtcactggctcagctagagcccccagtcaaggcacttatgagaaagcaatcactgaataactaaggtgccacaactatgagttgatgcttctcatctctcttttcctgtcagtctgtccctatctaaaaggggggggggggactagacTGGATGGTTTTGCTGCTTTATTTTCTGACCGTCTTCTTAGataaaagaagggaaaggggaggcaaCATGTTCTGGGTAGGCTAGTAGTGAAGTACCACATCCCCAAATACCCAGGCAGGTTTGGAAGATGCCAAGAGGAAACTGGTAGCTGAGACTCATGATGCTTTGTCCTGCCAGTGTTATCTAAGAAGACATAggatctagagaaaaaaaaatttttttagcgagatagagacagacagaaagggagaaagctgagaagcatcaactcaacaaTTGCAGCACcattagctgttcattggttgctttctcaaatgtgccttgactgggaggctccagccaagccagcaaccccttgctcaagccagcacccatggggtcatgtctatgatcccacactcacgccatcgaccttggggtttcgaacctgagtcctaaACATTCCAGGCCGACAATATCCAATGCACAtctattgcctgatcaggcaagaaaATTCTAAGTGGTTAAGTGATGACCAACTTTAAGAATTCTGAGGACTTCAGCATAAACttagagaaatggaaaactgAAAGGTTGTAGCCACAGAAGTCCTGTCCAAAGTATTTAAGAAGCCAAGAAGCTGTCTAGCATAGCTCAGGTAGTCTGGGCATAAAACCAGGAGCCAGAGCTAAAACCTGCCTAAGACCTCCAAGGAGCTCAAGAGTGATCCCagattacaggaaaaaaaagtaaaagtgaaaGAGATTGGCCTAAGCAGAGATCAGAAAATAAGAGGTGAAACAGGGAAGCACCCAGTTGAGAAACACGAACTTGGGTGCTTATAATGTACCTACTTAGAACATAGCTTGCTATGCTTGTTGAATACCCACAACCCAGCTGAAGGACATCTCCCATTGTGCACATACCATGTTGGAACATGCGCTGGCAAAAGTCATGAACTTGGGGTTGAACTGCAAACAGGTAATGGGGCCTGTATGTTTGCCATCCAACACAGCTACTTTTATACCGCTCTCTCCATTCCATACATGGATCTTGCCATCCTCTGAACCTAAAGAGAATGATCAAGGAAAACACAACAGCTCAAGGCACAATACGAAGACAAGTGGGAAAGAGACACAGACTGACATCTAGAAAGAGGCCGTGTTTCAGGACCCAGCCCTCAgcagaaattgagagaaaggaaaagcagtAAAGAAAGGACACTTTGAGCATTGATCTTGACCGTAGTTATTTgttcctgggcaagtcacttcccctctgacttcagttttttcattaaaaacaggGGCCTAATATCATTATACTACCAACATCTAGCCATGTAAGATGACTAAAAGCAAAATTATATCAGAAAGTGAGTATTACTAGTAAGATAATGCTTATAGAGTTTAACTCAAATGCTAGTCCAGGGAAGACCAGCCTTATTGCCAGTTCCCAGTAAAGAACCGCAACGTCAGAATAGTTTAAAGGCATTAGACCTTTGGCACATTGTACTACACAGATACCTGAGAATATCTAACAAAAGGataataaatacagtggtaccttgagatatgaatttaattcgttctgtaaccgagcttgtaagtcagtcaactcggatatcaaactgccgatactggacccgtgcgccaacatgccaactagcggcagcttcccgaatcaccactcctatctcagaattttgctctgatctcgaacaaaaacacggactgagtcgcagctcatactttaaaaaatttgtatgttggtctgttcgcatctcaaggtaccactgtatcttagtcaaaagtaacaacaacaacaaaaaaaaaaccaaaaaaatctcaGTACCAGAAAAATAACCCCCCCAAGAGGAATAAAGGACACTTACCAATCATAATAAACTGAGAGTCTGGAGTAAACGAAGCCTCCAGTGTGACAGCTTTACTGTTGGCATAACCCTAAAAAAGGCAGAACAGTACTCTTGTTCAAGTGTCATTAACAAAATATAACTGCCTAGAAACATTGACCCAGCAGACTCATCACCTTCATTTCTATGAAACCCTCTCCTCCTCATGCACACAGTACCACGCAAGGTTCCAAACTTTGCCACCACTCGTTACACTTCACCCTCTACACTGAACTCCATCTTTAAGAGAGCAAGAAAATGTTTATGGTCAAGAAttattttaccactgagccaagagtATCAAcaaggtgtgtggaagtcctaggtttgattcctggtcagggcacacagtagaagtgacgatctgcttctctccctccccccccccacccccttttctctctctcctctcctcccacagccatggctcaaatggtttgagcaatttggccctgggtgctgaggatggctccatggcctcacctcaggagctaaagaggtcagttgccaagcaatggagctgcagccccagatgggcagagcattgccctatagggggcttgccagatagatcaaatcagggcacatgcgggaatctgtctctgcctctctgcaagCCCATGCCTCAATCAGTAAGTTATGGATAACTGCTCATCTCCACTAGCCAGCTAACACAATTCTCAGCCTAGGAGGTATGAACATGGAAACAGCCACACTCAAATGTTGTCAGCTCACCCCAAACGTGTGCATCACCACTCCCTTGAATGCATCAATGAGACGAATAAAGCTGCCATTGGTGGAGATAAGGATGAGTTTGCCATCATTGCTGAACTTAAGTCCTGTCCATTCACATGTCCGATCATACTGCATCTTAAATGTTGCAAATGGCCCCTGAAACAGATAAAAGTAGCAGCCCCAGGCCCAAGGCACATTAATAATTCCTTCCACCAAAGCCATCTCTTATTCTATCCCTTTAGATTCCTTTCTGACTAGGGAAAGACTACAGCTATGACACGCTCCAGTATCTATCATATTCTCTCCTACTATAGAAGAGTTCTTAAATGTCCATCTCACTCTTCATAATTTCCGTATCAAAGTAGATGAAAAGAATCAAAGATTTACCTTATCAAAAGAGCGAAGGTCATAAAGTTTGACCATTTCAGAATTGACACCTGCAGCAAAAATTAACCCTTCTGGATCAAAAGAACAAACTGGCTTGCCCTGTAGATGCATGAGgccctaagaaaaaaaataagagaaaagttatAGCAAACATACCTCTATAATATTTACTTTTcccagagaaaattaaaaaagacactgATAGATAACCTACCCATACAGAACTGAaaaagtagaactaaaacaaggcttttaaaaaaaaacaggtctCCATACATTGATTTCAGATCAACTTCACCGTATAATTTTTATGGAcactaaattcaaataaaaagtcCCTTGAGGTTAAAAGGGGAAAACTCcagaaaaactgtttttaaaacaacaaagcaCAGAGCATACTGCAATATGCACGGGAACAGGGCATTTGCTTAATTACCAGCTACCTACCAAGAAATCAGATTCTCTCCAAAGTTTAAAAAGACTTGGGATTCCAGAATGAAACTATTACTTTCCCCCTTCCTTGAGAGAGAGAGTTGATAATAGTTCCTACCATAGAAAACACTCAAAGTATAACTGTGAGGTACCATTACCTGGCAGTTAGGAGATCGGAGATCCCAGAGTCGAATGGTTTTATCAAGAGACCCAGAAATGAAAGTGTCATCCACAGGTGACATGGACAAGGCCACCACCCTGAAACAGAGCAAGATAAATAGGAGttgaaacaaaatattacaaaaattggATATGAACTCTAAACCACTCTACCAACCCATTTATATATACCTCAAATTGCTATTTTAAGGAACACACTACACAAGCAATGTGGAATAATCAAAGGCAACTAGTATAATGAAAAAAACCCTTAAAGCTATAGCATAAAAATGTATGATTCCAATGCAAAtcaaacaatgagataccacttcacaatCACTAGCATACCTATAgtgtaaaagataaaaagagcGCGTGAGAGAgagtgcgcgcgcacgcgcgagcgcctggcctatggtggcacagggAATGAAGCGCTGACCTAGAATGTTGAGATCACCAGTTAAAAccccccgggcttgcccagtcaaagcacatacaagaaccaactacgagttgatgcttcctactctccccacacacacagcctttctctttctctctctcaaatccataactaaaatctggaaaaaaaaaagagaggtaacaagtgttagtgaggatgCAGAGAAGTTGAAACCTCCATACACTGCTAGTGTAAAATGGTCCAGTTCCtttggaaaagttttcagttcctcaaaaaattaaagatagactTGCCATGTGACCaagaaataacaagaaaaatatatgttcacacaaaaacataCACGTATACTTATAACAGCATTACTCACAatggccccaaactggaaacccaAATATTCATCATCTAATGAATGGAtacacaaaatgtggtatatttccatccaatgaaatattatttagtagTAACAAATGAAGTACTGATTCATGTTACAGTTCCTGTGAACCTTGGAAACATGGTGATAAATATAAAGGCCACCTATTGTCTGATTCTACTTATGCAAATTGAATTTTGTAAATGAGAAAGTTATGGAGACAGAAGGttgattagtggttgccagggactaggAAGTGACTGCTAACGAGTACAAGgtttctaggcctgacctgtggtggcgcagtggataaagcgtcgacctggaatgctgaggtcgccagttcgaaaccctgggcttgcctggtcacagcacatatgggagttgatgtttccagctcctcccccttctctctctgtctctcctctctctcttttctatctctccctctcctctctaaaatgaattaaaaaaaatcctcacagTGAGTACAAGGTTTCTCTTtggggtaatgaaaatgttccagaattagacagtggtgatggttgcccaactttgtaaatatactaaaaaccaccgaactgtatactttaaaagggtgaacGCATAGTACTGAAATttacctcaaaaaaaatttttttaaagcatgatcCCTTAACTAGGCTTGTGGGCTATACTAAATATTCTAAATCTGAGTACCATCTGCATCGCCCGGAGGGTgggttaaaacacagattgctgggaCTCACACCCAGAACCTATCCGATAGGTCTGGGGTGAGGTCTGAGATCTACGTTTCTAACAAACTCCTGGGTGACAGTGAGACTGTTGGTTTGAACATTACACTGACACAGCCACAGGCCTGTGCCAAAGCAA
This window of the Saccopteryx bilineata isolate mSacBil1 chromosome 10, mSacBil1_pri_phased_curated, whole genome shotgun sequence genome carries:
- the WDR82 gene encoding WD repeat-containing protein 82, with the translated sequence MKLTDGVLRSFRVAKVFRENSDKINCFDFSPNGETVISSSDDDSIVLYDCQEGKPKRTLYSKKYGVDLIRYTHAANTVVYSSNKIDDTIRYLSLHDNKYIRYFPGHSKRVVALSMSPVDDTFISGSLDKTIRLWDLRSPNCQGLMHLQGKPVCSFDPEGLIFAAGVNSEMVKLYDLRSFDKGPFATFKMQYDRTCEWTGLKFSNDGKLILISTNGSFIRLIDAFKGVVMHTFGGYANSKAVTLEASFTPDSQFIMIGSEDGKIHVWNGESGIKVAVLDGKHTGPITCLQFNPKFMTFASACSNMAFWLPTIDD